GTAGCTATAGCCACATTCAACGATTCGGCGCCGCCTATGCGGGGTATGGTTATTTTATTGGTAATTAATTGCTGTATTTGCGGGCTTATGCCATTGCCCTCGTTGCCCATAACTATCAACCCCTCAGTGCCAAAATTGGTTTTGTACAGGTTATCGCCGTTTAACAGGGCGCCATACACCGGCAAATTCATGTGCGATATAAAATCGTCCAGTTCGGTATAAATAATGTTTACCCTTGCCAACGATCCCATAGTGGCCTGCACCACTTTTGGGTTATAAACATCAACCGTATCTGCCGAACAGATGATGTTTTTGATACCAAACCAATCGGCAGTACGTATAATAGTGCCCATATTGCCCGGATCTTGCACACCATCAAGTACCAGTGTAAATTTATTTTTCAGGTCGGTATGGCTTAATTGGGGCCACTGGGGTATATAAACGGCTGCAATAGCCCCCGCCGGGTTTTTTAAAGCACTTATTTTTTGCAGTTCGTTTAACGAAATCTCGAATGAGTTTATTTTTTGGGATAATTTAAGCAATTTTGGGGCAATGTCGGCAGTATGGTAAATGGTATGCACCCGATAGCCCGAGTCAATAAACTCGGTTATCGATTTATACCCTTCTACCAGGAATAAACCATGCTCCCGTCGAAACTTTTTATGTTGTAAAGACGTTAGTAAACTGATCTGTGATTTTGAAAGCATATATAAAGCCCGGGCATTTCCGTCTTGCAATATTAAGTATTCTTACGGGTATTATTATTGCCGGATGCAGTGTTACGCGCGGACTTAAGGATAACCAGGCCATTGTAAGAAAAATTACCTTAAAAGGCATTGATAAGGAATTTGAAGAAGCCGCGGTGAACTATGTTGATAAAGAACAACAGCCCAACAACTGGTTAAACCTGCAATTTTACTACCTGTTTAGCAAAAATGGTAAGCGCAATATTGGCGAGGCCCCTGCTATTTTAGATAGTAACCTGGTGGAGTACTCGCGTGTGCAAATGCAAAAATTTTTGCAGAACAAAGGTTATCTAAAAGCAAAAATTGCCGATTCTATCATCGTAAAAAAGAAAAAAGCACAATTGATATTTACGGCCACCGAAGGGCCATTATTTAAAATACGCAGCTTTAAAGACAGTATTTACGACCCTAAGGTAAAGGCCCTTTACCAATCTACCCGTAAAACATTTTCGCATGTTAACCCCGGCGGGCGTTATGATACCGATAGCCTTGCGTATGACCGTGATGCCTTTTACCAGGTAATGAAGCGTAATGGTTATTTTGATTTTTACCGCCAATACATCAATTACACGCCCGATTCGAGCTTTAACAAAAGTATTGTGGATGTAACCATGATAATTGATAACCCTGTCGATAAATCAGAGCATCCTATTTATACTATTAACAATACATTGATTACCATAGCGCGCAGTAATGGACGCACTACAGGCAAAGCCGATACGATACAGGTAGATTCGCAATTCAGGTATGTTGATTTTTCGGGCCGATTTAAGCCACGCACGGTTACCGATTACATTTTTCAGAAAAAGGGGCAGATATACAATATCGATTATCAAACACTTACAACATCGCGCTTATCGGAGTTAAACGTTTTTAGGAACGTACCCAACCCCACTTACGAGAAACTGCCCGATAGTACCAACCGCTTAAATACCAAAATTGACATTATCCCGCTTAAAAAAATGACAGACCGGGTTGAGGCCGAGTTTTTATTTAATGGCGGGCGCTACGGCTATAACCTGGGCAATACTTTTACTAACCGTAATGTGTTTAAGCAATCGGCCATATTACAAGTTAAGCTAAATTGGAGTATTTTATTTGACAGCGGCCGTGCAGCCGGCGATAATAAGGGCATCCAAAATCAGGATTTTAAAGTAGGGGTGAATTTAATATACCCGCGCTTGTTATTACCTTTTCAATTCCCCAACCTGGCTAAATTTGGTGTGCCGCATACCACGTTCTCATCAAGCTACCAGTTATTTTATCAAAAGGGCCTGGTGGAGCGCAAGAGTATAATTAACTCCATCACCTACGACTTTTTTGAAACCTACCGCAAGCAGCACTCTATTACACCAATCAGTATCGAGTTCTCCAGCGGGGTGCTTGACCCGGTTGCCAGAGATACGCTGTTAGCCCGTAACCGGTATTCGTACGTTTACCTTATTGGCCGTACTACGTTTAATGCCAGTAGCCAATACACGTTTCAGTATAACGCCAACGAGTTAAACTCGTATAGAAACTTTATCTATTTCCGTGGTAACCTTGATCTGGGCGGCAATACGCTAAGCTTATTAAGCAAAGCATTTAACACATCCAGGGATACACTGGGCCAGCGTAAGTTTTTTGGTTACACTTTTGCCCAGTATGTTAAAACCGAGGTTGATTACCGCATTTATACCACTTTAGGTGGCGAACGTCAGTTTGTATTCAGGCTAAACCCCGGCATTGGCATACCCTATGGTAACAGCAACCAGTTAATTTTCGAGAAGAATTTTTATGCTGGCGGCGCTAATGATATGCGTGCCTGGTTACCGCGTACCCTGGGCCCGGGCCAGTTTAACCGTGCTACTGCTTACGGAGATGATGTAACAACCCGGGGCCGGTTGAAATACCTTGATCAGTTTGGCGAAATAAAGATTGTAGCCAATGCCGAGTACCGCTATAAATTGGCCGACAACTTTTTTGGTTCGAAATTAAAAGGCGCGTTTTTTATGGATATGGGTAATATTTGGCGCTTGCATAAAGAAGTGGATAACCCTAACGGCGAGTTTAAGCTGAATAATCTGTGGCAATCAACAGCTATTGGAATTGGCACCGGCTTAAGGTTCGATCTGAGTTTCTTTGTTTTCAGGTTAGATGCCGCCTTTAAGTTTAAAGACCCACAGTTTAGCGGATCAGACCAGTGGGTAATATTTAAGCATGCAAACGAATTATTCAGGAGCGGCGATTTTAAACGCGAGTATCTTAGAGCCAACAGCACCGGTGTAGATAGCAAAGGCAATATAGTTGGCGATAGCTATAACTTTATGCAGCTTAACTTTGGCATAGGGTTGCCGTTCTAAGTCTTAAGATGAGTCTTTAGCCTAAGTTTATGTTGCCTTAGTGGGAAAATATCCCTTTTAAACCATCAATTACACTTTGAAAGAATGTTGGGATGCTTAAGCCGTTATGGTAATTAAAAAACAGGAATATACAGAAAATAATGGCCGCAATTATGATAAATCTTTTAAACAGGTAGCCAAGTAAAACTAAGCCTAAGGGGATAGAAATTAATAATATCCAACTGATCTTTACGGGTGTAAGCCTGCTATCGTGCCTGTAAATATAATACAGCATCGAGTGCGTGCCGTCATCATTTTGGTGCCTTGCATATAAAAAAGCCGACTTTTCTATCTTGTGCCTGTAAAAGGCGGTACCCTTATCAAAAGTTAATTCCTCCGAAAAGCCATTCATGGTAAAGGTGAAAATACCGTTAACATTTTCCTGTATGTTGTTTGCTGTATCGGTAGCTACTATGGCTATCTCATCTTTAGCAAAGGGGTTTTCTTTTACAACAAAGTGGTTAATTGCTATGGTATCGGCAAAAGCAATGCAATTGGCGATGAATATAAAACAGGCGGTGAAGAGTACTTTTTTCATTTAGGTGTTACGTGCGATAAAAATACTGTTTTTTGAATCACTTGTTTAAGATATATATACTAAGGTTTAACAGGCTGGCAAAGCCTACCCACAAAATATAAGGTACCAATAGCCAAGCGGCGGGTTTGCTAAAGCGTCCAAACCAGGCAATGTTTAATATAATAACCACCAGCAGCATAATAATAATACATAGCGCGGCAAATATTTGGTGCATACCAAAAAATACTATCGACCATGAAAAATTAAGCAATAGCTGCACAAAATAAATTATCCGGGCAGTGGCGTAGGTAGTGCTGTTATTGCGCCTTTTCCATACCATGTAGGCGGCTGTACCTATTAAAAAATAAAGGATAGACCACGCAATCGGGAACGCCCAATTAGGTGGGTTGTAAGTTGGCTTGGTTAAAGTAATGTACCAGCTTGCTATTTGCGGGCGGGTAACTACCGATGCAACGCCACCGATGCAAAAGGTGATAAACAGGCTAATTAAAAAGGGAAATATCTGAAACTTATTATTTAACGTAGCGGCTTTCATAATGTGTGTAATAACGTAATTAGTTATTAAATGTTTACCTATAAAAGCGTTAAATTACACATAATATTGCGGGCATAAAAAAGCCGGACAAAACCGCCCGGCCAATCTAATGTCTATAATCGTAAATCTAAGATACTTATAGGTTTCCCCTCAATTCCTGTTCCCGCTCAATTGCCTCAAACAAGGCTTTAAAGTTGCCCGCACCGAAAGATTTGGCGCCCTTACGCTGAATGATCTCGAAGAACAGTGTAGGCCTGTCTTCAACCGGTTTGGTAAATATTTGCAGCAGGTAGCCCTCGTCATCACGATCTACCAATATGCCCAGTTTTTTTAGCGGTTCCAGGTCTTCATCAATATGGCCTACGCGTGCGGTAAGTTCGTCGTAATAAATGGTGGGTACGGTTAAAAACTCTACACCGCGGTTTTGCAGGTCGGTTACGGTTTGTACAATATCGGCTGTGGCTAAAGCTAAATGCTGTACGCCCTCGCCTTCGTAAAACTCCAGGTATTCCTCTATCTGGCTTTTCTTTTTACCCTCGGCAGGTTCGTTTATCGGGAACTTTACATAGCCGTTGCCATTGCTCATTACCTTACTCATCAGCGCCGAATACTCGGTAGATATCATCTTATCATCAAACGTAAGGATGTTACGGAAACCCATAATATCCTCATAAAAATTAACCCATTCGTCCATTTTATGCCAGCCCACGTTGCCTACACAGTGGTCTACATACAGCAGGCCCGCTACAGGCGGCTGATAAGTTGTTTGCAAAGCTTTGTAACCAGGCAAAAACGGGCCGTTATAATTTTTACGCTCGATAAACAAGTGCACAGTTTCGCCATAAAGTTTAATGCCGCTGGTGCGTACCTCGCCATACTCGTCGGTAATAGTTTGGGGTTGCTGGTAGGGTTCGGCACCACGGCGGGTGGTTTGCTCAAAGGCATCGTAAGCATCATCAACCCAAAGGGCCAATACTTTTACGCCATCGCCGTGCTTTTTAATATGCTCTGCAATGGGATGGTCCGAGTGCAGGGGAGTAGTTAATACCAAACGTATCTTGCCCTGTTGCAGCACGTACGATGCACGGTCGCGTACGCCCGTTTCCGGCCCGGCATATGCAAGGTCCTGAAAGCCGAAAGCGGTTTTATAATAATGGGCGGCCTGTTTGGCGTTACCCACATAAAATTCAACATAATCAGTACCGTTAAGCGGCAAAAAATCTGTTGTAATTGGTTTTTTATCTATTGTTAATGTTTCCATTTTAATGTTGTTTTAAGCCTCACCCCGGCCCTCTCCAAGGAGAGGGGGGAGAGGATATAATATAATTATGCCTTTCAAGTCCTCTCCTTTGGAGAGGACTTAGGTGAGGCTATACCACCCAGCTTTTATAATAATTTTCGTCTTCAATTCTTATCGCGTCTTCCGTTAGCATCAGCGGGCGAAAGGGGTCTATCATCACAGCCAGTTCGTCGGTAGCTTCTTTGCCGATAGATTTTTCGACCGAACCCGGCGCAGGGCCGTGCGGTATGCCGCCCGGGTGCAGGGTTATTTGCCCTTTTACTACGCTTTTACGGCTCATAAAATCGCCATCAACATAATACAGCACCTCGTCGCTATCTACATTGCTATGGTTATATGGCGCCGGGATAGACAAAGGGTGATAATCGAACTTGCGTGGCACAAACGAGCAGATAACAAAGTTGTTCCCCTCAAAAGTTTGGTGTACCGGCGGCGGTTGGTGCAGACGGCCTGTTATAGGTTCAAAATCGTGAATAGAAAAAGCCCAGGGGTAGTGGAAGCCATCCCAGCCAATAAAATCAAAAGGGTGGGTTCCGTAGGTGTATGGATAAATAAGGCCCTGCTTTTTTATCAGGATCTTAAAATCTCCTTTTTCGTCGTGCGTTTCCAGGTCGGTAGGCCGCTTAATATCACGTTCGCAATAGGGCGAATGCTCCATTAATTGCCCGTACTGGTTGCGGTAACGCTTTGGCGAGCGGATAGGACTAAAGCTTTCGATGATGAACAGGCGGTTATCCGGCGTATCAAATTCTAACTGATAAATAGTACCGCGGGGTACCACCAGGTAATCGCCATATTGGAATTTTATTTTGCCAAACCCCGTTTTTAAAGTACCCGAGCCAACATGTATAAATATCACCTCGTCGGCCTGGCTGTTCTTATAAAAATAGTCGGTCATGCTTTTGCGTGGCGCGGCAAGGGATATATGCAGATCGCTGTTTACCAGCACGGGTTTGCGGCTTTGCAGGTAATCGTCGGCAGGTTCAATATTAAAACCTATCAGGCTGGTATGTTTAAGGTGTTTTTCGCGGGCAATTTTTGGTTCAACGGAGTATGGTTCGCCCAGCGCCTTTACAATAGTAGGCGGGTAGGCATGGTAAACCAGCGAATACAAGCTGCTAAAACCCTCGGTTGATACCAGTTCTTCGGCATATAAAGTGCCATCGGGCTTACGGAATTGCGTATGCCGTTTCGGCGGGATGGACCCTAAAGTATGGTAAATAGGCATGGTTGTTTTGTTGAAAGGTTATAATGTTGGAATGTTTTAAGGTTAATATTTTTTTAAACCTAAAGCATTAATTATTAAACGATTAAACCGGGATAATAGTTTTAGGCTGAGAGATAAGAATAACATTCCAACCTTAAAACTTTACAACAAAATTAGTATTGGGCAAAAACGGTAGTAGCAAGCACAGCATTCCTGAACGACGATGAATTACTCATTGACGTGAGGCCGAGTGAAAAGTAAAACTCTTTACGGATGCTCATAGTTGGTACTCAAAATTACGCTATAACAAATTAATATGCAAGCATAATATAATTGAACCTTGTTTAATCCAAAAAAGTTTTAGTTTTGAATACCAATCAAACCAATTATAGCTTATGAAATTAGTATCCTACAAAACCGAAGACCGGGAGCATTTGGGCATCTATATAAACGGCCACATCTATAATTTAAACTCCTGCGACAAACTGATACCCGATAATATGAACGAGTTTTTATGGGGCGGCGATGAGCTAATGGAGCATGCACATAAGGTTAACGCGGCCATTAAATCGGGGCAGACGCAGGCCAAAGAGGAATTGTTTTATGAGTTGATAGCGCCGGTGCCGCATCCTGCATCGTGCAGGGACGGATACGCCTTTAGGCAGCACGTGGCGGCTGCCCGCCGCAACCGTAAGGTGGATATGATAGCCGAGTTTGACCAGTACCCTATATTTTACTTTACCAACCACAACGCCATACAAGGCCCCGGCGAAATTGAATGCATGCCCGACCATTTTCAGAAACTTGATTTTGAACTGGAAGTAGCCATAGTAATTAACAAAAAGGGCCGTAACATTACCGCTGCAGAGGCCGATGGCTACATAGCCGGGTACATGATAATGAACGACATGAGCGCGCGCACCCTGCAAATGGAAGAAATGCTGCTGAACCTTGGCCCTGCCAAAGGAAAGGATTTTTCGACCGTGATAGGTCCATGGTTGGTAACACCCGATGAGTTGGAAAAATACAAAACGGAGCCCAAAGCGGGACATACCGGCAATGCCTATAATTTAGAAATGAAATGCGTGGTGAATGGCAAACAGGTTAGCCTGGGCAATATGGCCGATATGGACTGGACCTTTGCCGAGATAATTGAACGCTGCGCTTATGGCTGCGATATACTGCCGGGCGATGTAATAGGATCTGGCACAGTAGGTACCGGCTGCTTTTTAGAGCTTAACGGCACAGGTTTACTAAACGACCCTAACTATCAGCCCCAATGGCTGCAAGATGGCGACCTGGTAGAAATGGAAATAACCGGGCTGGGTATGTTAGGGAACATCATCAAAAAGAGCAATAGTAATTTTTCGATATTGGGATTAAAAAAATAGATAGATAATAAGACCGTCATCTCCACCCTGTCATTGCGAGGAGCATGAGGTGGGGAGAGCCTAGAGCGACGAAGCAAACTCGTTGTAAGCAATGGCGCTAATGCACGGCGACGAGTTTACTTTGTCACTACGCTCCTCGCAATGAAACAGTTACACACATATGCTAACCCTAAACGTAAACAACCTTACGCCAATTCAAATACAATCGTACCTCAACCATGCGGTGGCGCCGAGGCCCATTTGCCTGGCCTCGACGGTGGATGAAGAGGGTAACGTGAATTTGAGCCCCTTTAGTTTTTTTAATTT
This portion of the Inquilinus sp. KBS0705 genome encodes:
- a CDS encoding RNA methyltransferase — protein: MLSKSQISLLTSLQHKKFRREHGLFLVEGYKSITEFIDSGYRVHTIYHTADIAPKLLKLSQKINSFEISLNELQKISALKNPAGAIAAVYIPQWPQLSHTDLKNKFTLVLDGVQDPGNMGTIIRTADWFGIKNIICSADTVDVYNPKVVQATMGSLARVNIIYTELDDFISHMNLPVYGALLNGDNLYKTNFGTEGLIVMGNEGNGISPQIQQLITNKITIPRIGGAESLNVAIATAIFCSEAAGKSFK
- a CDS encoding BamA/TamA family outer membrane protein yields the protein MKAYIKPGHFRLAILSILTGIIIAGCSVTRGLKDNQAIVRKITLKGIDKEFEEAAVNYVDKEQQPNNWLNLQFYYLFSKNGKRNIGEAPAILDSNLVEYSRVQMQKFLQNKGYLKAKIADSIIVKKKKAQLIFTATEGPLFKIRSFKDSIYDPKVKALYQSTRKTFSHVNPGGRYDTDSLAYDRDAFYQVMKRNGYFDFYRQYINYTPDSSFNKSIVDVTMIIDNPVDKSEHPIYTINNTLITIARSNGRTTGKADTIQVDSQFRYVDFSGRFKPRTVTDYIFQKKGQIYNIDYQTLTTSRLSELNVFRNVPNPTYEKLPDSTNRLNTKIDIIPLKKMTDRVEAEFLFNGGRYGYNLGNTFTNRNVFKQSAILQVKLNWSILFDSGRAAGDNKGIQNQDFKVGVNLIYPRLLLPFQFPNLAKFGVPHTTFSSSYQLFYQKGLVERKSIINSITYDFFETYRKQHSITPISIEFSSGVLDPVARDTLLARNRYSYVYLIGRTTFNASSQYTFQYNANELNSYRNFIYFRGNLDLGGNTLSLLSKAFNTSRDTLGQRKFFGYTFAQYVKTEVDYRIYTTLGGERQFVFRLNPGIGIPYGNSNQLIFEKNFYAGGANDMRAWLPRTLGPGQFNRATAYGDDVTTRGRLKYLDQFGEIKIVANAEYRYKLADNFFGSKLKGAFFMDMGNIWRLHKEVDNPNGEFKLNNLWQSTAIGIGTGLRFDLSFFVFRLDAAFKFKDPQFSGSDQWVIFKHANELFRSGDFKREYLRANSTGVDSKGNIVGDSYNFMQLNFGIGLPF
- a CDS encoding tryptophan-rich sensory protein; the protein is MKAATLNNKFQIFPFLISLFITFCIGGVASVVTRPQIASWYITLTKPTYNPPNWAFPIAWSILYFLIGTAAYMVWKRRNNSTTYATARIIYFVQLLLNFSWSIVFFGMHQIFAALCIIIMLLVVIILNIAWFGRFSKPAAWLLVPYILWVGFASLLNLSIYILNK
- the hppD gene encoding 4-hydroxyphenylpyruvate dioxygenase, producing METLTIDKKPITTDFLPLNGTDYVEFYVGNAKQAAHYYKTAFGFQDLAYAGPETGVRDRASYVLQQGKIRLVLTTPLHSDHPIAEHIKKHGDGVKVLALWVDDAYDAFEQTTRRGAEPYQQPQTITDEYGEVRTSGIKLYGETVHLFIERKNYNGPFLPGYKALQTTYQPPVAGLLYVDHCVGNVGWHKMDEWVNFYEDIMGFRNILTFDDKMISTEYSALMSKVMSNGNGYVKFPINEPAEGKKKSQIEEYLEFYEGEGVQHLALATADIVQTVTDLQNRGVEFLTVPTIYYDELTARVGHIDEDLEPLKKLGILVDRDDEGYLLQIFTKPVEDRPTLFFEIIQRKGAKSFGAGNFKALFEAIEREQELRGNL
- a CDS encoding homogentisate 1,2-dioxygenase, which gives rise to MPIYHTLGSIPPKRHTQFRKPDGTLYAEELVSTEGFSSLYSLVYHAYPPTIVKALGEPYSVEPKIAREKHLKHTSLIGFNIEPADDYLQSRKPVLVNSDLHISLAAPRKSMTDYFYKNSQADEVIFIHVGSGTLKTGFGKIKFQYGDYLVVPRGTIYQLEFDTPDNRLFIIESFSPIRSPKRYRNQYGQLMEHSPYCERDIKRPTDLETHDEKGDFKILIKKQGLIYPYTYGTHPFDFIGWDGFHYPWAFSIHDFEPITGRLHQPPPVHQTFEGNNFVICSFVPRKFDYHPLSIPAPYNHSNVDSDEVLYYVDGDFMSRKSVVKGQITLHPGGIPHGPAPGSVEKSIGKEATDELAVMIDPFRPLMLTEDAIRIEDENYYKSWVV
- a CDS encoding fumarylacetoacetate hydrolase family protein yields the protein MKLVSYKTEDREHLGIYINGHIYNLNSCDKLIPDNMNEFLWGGDELMEHAHKVNAAIKSGQTQAKEELFYELIAPVPHPASCRDGYAFRQHVAAARRNRKVDMIAEFDQYPIFYFTNHNAIQGPGEIECMPDHFQKLDFELEVAIVINKKGRNITAAEADGYIAGYMIMNDMSARTLQMEEMLLNLGPAKGKDFSTVIGPWLVTPDELEKYKTEPKAGHTGNAYNLEMKCVVNGKQVSLGNMADMDWTFAEIIERCAYGCDILPGDVIGSGTVGTGCFLELNGTGLLNDPNYQPQWLQDGDLVEMEITGLGMLGNIIKKSNSNFSILGLKK